The following are from one region of the Chitinophagales bacterium genome:
- a CDS encoding cold-shock protein — MKKGKVKFFNESKGFGFIYDKESGKDIFVHASGLKNNIREGDEVTFDVQPGRKGLNAVDVRLTD; from the coding sequence ATGAAAAAAGGTAAAGTAAAGTTTTTTAATGAATCAAAGGGATTTGGTTTTATTTACGACAAGGAATCAGGGAAAGATATTTTCGTACATGCTTCAGGGCTAAAGAATAATATCAGAGAAGGTGATGAAGTGACTTTTGATGTTCAGCCGGGAAGGAAGGGATTGAATGCCGTGGATGTAAGGTTGACCGATTAA
- a CDS encoding DEAD/DEAH box family ATP-dependent RNA helicase, producing MHFENLNLIPQLLKALKEAGYRQPTPIQMQAIPHLLQGRDLFGCAQTGTGKTAAFSIPLLQKLAEDYKKTGHVIRGLVLAPTRELASQIGDSLRTYGRHLSLQHAVIYGGVPQQQQTAALRAGVDILIATPGRLLDLIQQGYISLQYIMVVVLDEADRMLDMGFIHDIQKIIAMLPARRQTVLFSATLPSSIRRLAFNTLSNPVHIELSSQQQYAENVKHSLYFVDRVNKHHLLHHILDQDSPDRVLVFTRTRHGADKLVKALDREGIRSAALHGNKSQSQRQRTLHAFKGKKLRVLIATDVASRGIDVEHISHVINFDMPETPETYVHRIGRTGRAGAHGLALSFCSGDELHLLKDIHKHLRATIPVVTDHPFQSEKTTKQHLYGAGKNQRKRYSHTSHTKYSRNSPSSR from the coding sequence ATGCATTTTGAAAATTTAAACCTTATTCCACAATTACTGAAAGCATTAAAAGAAGCAGGATACCGGCAACCGACACCTATACAAATGCAGGCCATCCCGCATTTGTTACAGGGACGCGACCTTTTTGGCTGTGCTCAGACAGGTACAGGCAAAACAGCCGCCTTCAGCATTCCTCTGCTGCAAAAGCTTGCTGAAGACTATAAGAAGACAGGACACGTCATCCGGGGATTGGTGCTTGCGCCCACGCGAGAACTGGCTTCGCAAATCGGGGATAGTTTACGAACTTATGGCCGCCATCTTTCTCTACAGCACGCTGTGATATACGGAGGGGTACCGCAACAGCAGCAGACCGCTGCCCTGCGTGCCGGAGTTGACATTCTGATAGCCACACCCGGCCGTCTGCTGGATCTCATTCAACAGGGGTATATCAGCTTGCAATATATAATGGTAGTTGTGCTGGATGAAGCCGACCGGATGCTTGATATGGGCTTTATTCATGATATACAAAAGATAATTGCCATGTTGCCAGCTAGAAGACAAACCGTGCTGTTTTCAGCCACCTTGCCTTCAAGCATCAGGAGACTGGCATTTAACACACTTAGCAACCCAGTACATATAGAACTCAGCAGTCAGCAGCAATACGCGGAAAACGTCAAACACAGTCTCTACTTCGTAGATCGGGTGAACAAACACCATCTCCTCCATCATATCCTGGATCAGGACTCCCCGGATCGGGTGCTGGTGTTTACAAGAACCCGACATGGAGCCGATAAACTGGTGAAAGCGCTGGACAGGGAGGGCATCCGCTCGGCCGCTCTTCATGGCAACAAATCGCAAAGCCAGCGCCAGCGGACACTCCACGCCTTCAAAGGTAAAAAGCTACGGGTATTGATTGCAACCGATGTGGCTTCAAGAGGCATTGATGTGGAACACATTTCCCATGTAATCAACTTTGACATGCCAGAAACTCCGGAGACTTACGTGCATCGTATCGGGCGCACGGGACGTGCCGGAGCGCATGGCTTGGCTCTTTCTTTCTGCTCAGGTGATGAGCTCCACCTGCTCAAGGATATTCATAAACATCTACGGGCTACCATTCCCGTGGTAACAGACCATCCTTTTCAATCGGAAAAAACCACAAAACAGCATTTATACGGAGCGGGAAAAAATCAAAGGAAAAGGTACTCACACACATCTCATACGAAATACAGCAGAAATAGCCCTTCCAGCCGTTGA
- a CDS encoding RNA polymerase sigma factor encodes MDNSEMKAVSKKEEEIKSWVKEYTKELLSWAFYKTSDKMLAEDLVQEVFLVATKNYDSFRHNSQPKTWLFAILNNKIAEHYRKLSARTHIHSISDPFFNADGRWHEETAPQEWPHADEDSLPDNPEFMKVLYHCIDELSALHAACICMKFIHDMESKVICQELGISPTNYWQIIHRAKLQLRKCLEKLWFKQ; translated from the coding sequence ATGGATAACTCAGAGATGAAAGCTGTATCCAAAAAAGAAGAGGAAATAAAAAGCTGGGTGAAAGAATATACCAAAGAATTGCTCTCCTGGGCCTTTTACAAGACCTCGGACAAAATGCTTGCGGAAGATCTGGTGCAGGAAGTATTTCTCGTTGCCACAAAAAATTATGATTCTTTCAGACACAACAGCCAACCGAAAACCTGGCTGTTTGCCATACTTAACAATAAGATAGCAGAACATTACCGCAAACTTTCTGCACGAACACACATCCATTCTATCAGTGACCCATTTTTTAATGCAGATGGAAGATGGCATGAAGAAACAGCCCCACAAGAATGGCCGCATGCAGACGAGGACAGTTTACCGGATAATCCGGAGTTTATGAAAGTGCTCTATCATTGTATAGATGAGCTATCTGCATTGCATGCAGCCTGCATCTGCATGAAATTTATACATGATATGGAAAGTAAGGTAATCTGTCAGGAACTGGGCATATCCCCAACCAATTACTGGCAGATAATACACCGCGCCAAACTGCAACTCCGGAAATGTCTGGAAAAGTTATGGTTTAAACAATAA
- the icd gene encoding isocitrate dehydrogenase [NADP] gives MEGERISIENGVLQVPDHPIIPFIEGDGTGPDIWAAAVRVLDAAVEKAYGGKRKISWLEVLAGEKAFKLTGNWLPEETLEAIDRYLIAIKGPLTTPIGGGIRSLNVALRQKLDLYACVRPVKYFQNVPSPMKHPELIDMVVFRENTEDIYAGIEWNMGTPEVQKVIRFLQDEMGVTNIRFPKTSSIGIKPVSKEGSERLVRAAIRYAIRHKRPSVTLVHKGNIMKFTEGMFKKWGYELAEREFADSVFTWEQFDKIAAEKGSAEATRIMKEAEQSGKVIIKDAIADAFLQQIQLRPQEYSVIATLNLNGDYISDALAAGVGGIGIAPGANINYENGAAIFEATHGTAPKYAGQDKVNPSSVILSGAMMFEYMGWIEANDLIIKGLEATFEKKRVTYDFHRLMEGAQLLKCSEFATEVIKSMDMVSV, from the coding sequence ATGGAAGGTGAACGTATTTCAATTGAAAATGGGGTTTTACAGGTTCCTGATCATCCGATTATCCCGTTTATTGAAGGAGACGGCACTGGACCGGATATCTGGGCAGCAGCCGTGCGTGTGCTGGATGCTGCTGTAGAAAAAGCATATGGCGGGAAAAGAAAAATCAGTTGGCTGGAGGTATTGGCCGGAGAGAAAGCTTTCAAACTTACCGGCAACTGGCTGCCTGAAGAAACGCTGGAAGCTATTGACCGGTATCTGATAGCTATTAAAGGACCTTTGACTACACCCATTGGCGGGGGTATCCGCTCACTCAACGTGGCTTTGCGCCAGAAGCTGGATTTGTATGCCTGCGTGCGGCCTGTTAAATATTTTCAAAATGTGCCCTCCCCTATGAAGCATCCGGAGCTGATTGATATGGTTGTATTTCGTGAGAATACCGAAGACATCTATGCCGGCATTGAATGGAATATGGGTACTCCGGAGGTGCAGAAAGTAATTCGCTTTTTGCAGGATGAAATGGGCGTAACCAATATCCGGTTTCCGAAAACATCTTCCATCGGCATCAAGCCGGTTTCAAAAGAAGGCTCCGAGCGACTCGTAAGAGCTGCCATTCGGTATGCTATCCGGCACAAGCGTCCTTCGGTAACGCTGGTACACAAAGGCAACATCATGAAGTTTACCGAGGGCATGTTTAAAAAATGGGGGTATGAGCTGGCTGAGCGGGAATTTGCTGACAGCGTGTTTACCTGGGAGCAGTTTGATAAAATAGCCGCAGAAAAGGGGAGTGCCGAAGCCACACGTATAATGAAAGAAGCCGAGCAAAGTGGCAAGGTAATAATTAAGGATGCAATTGCCGATGCGTTTCTACAGCAGATACAACTCCGGCCGCAGGAATATTCAGTGATTGCTACGCTCAATCTAAACGGTGATTACATTTCAGATGCTCTGGCTGCCGGGGTGGGCGGTATAGGCATTGCGCCCGGGGCAAACATTAATTATGAAAATGGTGCAGCTATCTTTGAAGCTACACATGGCACGGCACCCAAATATGCCGGCCAGGATAAGGTAAACCCCAGCTCGGTTATCCTTTCGGGAGCCATGATGTTTGAGTATATGGGATGGATAGAAGCCAACGACCTGATAATTAAAGGACTAGAGGCCACTTTTGAGAAAAAACGCGTTACCTATGACTTTCACCGCCTCATGGAAGGCGCGCAATTGCTGAAATGCTCAGAGTTTGCCACTGAAGTCATTAAAAGCATGGATATGGTATCGGTGTAG
- the ruvB gene encoding Holliday junction ATP-dependent DNA helicase RuvB, which translates to MNPHLHPQADHLTVADLEAEAVLRPQKLKDFHGQNKIIENLSVFITAAKRRNEAMDHVLLHGPPGLGKTTLSYIIANELEAGIKTTSGPVLEKPGDLAGLLTSLEPRDVLFIDEIHRLSPLIEEYLYSAMEDYKIDIMLDSGPNARSLELKLNPFTLIGATTRSGLLTAPLRSRFGINCRVEYYDTPTLQLIVKRSAALLNTQITDDGALEVARRSRGTPRIANLLLRRLRDFAQVKGQGVIDHHIARFGLQALDVDEEGLDEMDNRILQTIIDKFNGGPVGLSTLATAVSEESETIEEVYEPFLIKEGYLKRTPRGREATERAYHHLGKKPPTKSGSLFD; encoded by the coding sequence ATGAATCCTCACCTCCATCCGCAGGCCGACCATCTCACTGTTGCTGACCTGGAAGCTGAAGCAGTGCTGCGGCCGCAAAAACTGAAGGACTTTCACGGGCAGAATAAAATCATTGAAAACCTTTCTGTGTTCATTACCGCAGCAAAAAGACGCAACGAAGCTATGGATCATGTATTACTGCATGGTCCTCCCGGGTTGGGCAAAACCACCCTGTCTTATATCATTGCCAACGAGCTGGAAGCCGGCATTAAAACCACCTCAGGACCGGTATTGGAAAAGCCCGGTGACCTGGCCGGACTGCTTACAAGCCTGGAGCCCCGTGATGTACTCTTTATTGATGAGATTCACCGGCTCAGTCCGCTGATTGAGGAGTACCTGTATTCCGCTATGGAGGATTATAAAATAGATATCATGCTGGACAGCGGCCCTAATGCCCGTTCTCTGGAGCTCAAACTCAATCCCTTCACTCTGATCGGGGCAACTACGCGCTCAGGTCTGCTCACTGCTCCTCTGCGCTCGCGTTTCGGTATCAACTGCCGGGTTGAATACTATGATACTCCTACCCTGCAGCTTATCGTAAAGCGATCAGCGGCCTTACTCAACACTCAAATTACCGATGATGGTGCTTTGGAAGTTGCACGCAGAAGCCGCGGCACTCCCCGCATAGCCAATCTGCTGCTCCGCAGACTGCGGGATTTTGCTCAGGTAAAAGGACAGGGAGTCATTGACCACCACATTGCCCGCTTCGGCCTTCAGGCGCTGGATGTAGATGAAGAAGGCCTGGATGAAATGGACAACCGGATTCTGCAAACTATCATAGATAAATTCAACGGAGGACCGGTGGGCCTTTCCACCCTCGCTACAGCTGTGAGCGAAGAGAGTGAAACGATTGAAGAGGTGTATGAGCCTTTTCTGATTAAAGAAGGATATCTGAAGCGCACCCCACGCGGCCGGGAAGCCACCGAACGTGCTTACCACCACTTGGGGAAAAAACCTCCCACGAAATCCGGCTCTTTGTTCGATTAA
- the phnP gene encoding MBL fold metallo-hydrolase, which yields MEVVFLGTGTSGGVPMVGCYTGVCLSDNPKDKRLRSSVLLHVNGKTIVIDCGPDFRQQMLREQVRKIDAIVFTHSHKDHTGGLDDIRGFNYVLKKAIPLYMDAETEKAIRRQYDYIFGNSDYPGVPKVEIHNFGNEPFWVEGVRFIPIEALHYRMRVYAFRIGDFTYVTDANFIAPQEKEKIKGSRVLVLNALRKEPHISHFTLSQALELVDELKPEKAYLTHISHQLGYHEEVNRSLPAGVELAYDGLRITL from the coding sequence TTGGAAGTGGTTTTTTTAGGAACGGGTACTTCCGGAGGCGTACCTATGGTCGGGTGTTACACCGGAGTTTGCCTATCCGATAATCCTAAAGACAAGCGGCTGCGCAGCTCCGTGCTGCTGCATGTGAATGGTAAAACCATTGTCATTGACTGTGGCCCCGATTTTCGGCAACAGATGTTGCGCGAACAGGTAAGAAAAATTGATGCCATCGTTTTCACCCACTCTCATAAAGACCATACCGGCGGACTGGATGATATCCGGGGCTTCAACTACGTGCTGAAAAAGGCTATCCCACTCTACATGGATGCAGAAACCGAAAAAGCCATCAGAAGACAGTACGATTATATATTCGGCAATTCAGACTATCCGGGCGTGCCTAAAGTAGAAATACATAACTTCGGCAATGAGCCCTTTTGGGTGGAAGGAGTACGCTTCATTCCGATTGAGGCCCTGCATTACCGCATGCGCGTGTATGCTTTCCGTATCGGTGATTTCACTTATGTGACAGATGCTAATTTTATTGCCCCGCAGGAGAAGGAAAAAATCAAAGGGTCACGGGTGTTGGTATTGAACGCACTTCGCAAAGAGCCGCATATTTCTCATTTTACTCTGAGCCAGGCTCTGGAGCTGGTTGACGAGCTGAAACCAGAAAAAGCCTACCTCACCCACATCAGTCATCAGCTTGGCTACCATGAAGAAGTGAACCGCTCACTTCCGGCAGGCGTAGAGCTGGCTTATGACGGGCTTCGAATTACGCTCTGA
- the snf gene encoding sodium:calcium symporter, whose translation MSNKESWGSRIGLILAMAGNAVGLGNFLRFPVQAVNNGGGAFIIPYIICFILMGLPLLWIEWSTGRYGGRMGNHSTPFILDSLGKHALWKYFGVFGIFTNIAVAAYYCYIESWTMAYVMHSVIGTFDHLSQSEVAQFFTNYVNISSTTTGIPYEAVIFYVACLLLNTWILSRGLQGVEQVAKIGMPLLVLFGAFLALKGLTLGTSGATPEHPDASAIAGLNFLWTPQFDSLANPTVWFNAAGQVFFTLSLGMGSIHCYASYVKSKEDIALNSCTAGFTNEFVEIVLGSLIVIPIAAGYLGLDWVKENAGFGMAFQTMPYLFEKWGPVLSLIAGVMWFGLLFFAGITSSLAMGTPWMGFMEDEFNWSREKAAWSFGAIVLIMGLPTVFFFNQGVFDEYDYWGGTFSLVLFAMGETILYSWIIGVDTGWKELNTGAEIRIPGIFKYIIKYITPLMLIIVFLGTVFTPKGNDWLGAFTNLLSGNGWQFDKSSVVMMLLKGTPYQNFARIMLTGLFVGICVIVYFAGKRRSKSQAA comes from the coding sequence ATGAGTAACAAAGAATCATGGGGCTCCCGCATAGGGCTCATACTGGCTATGGCCGGCAATGCTGTCGGCCTGGGAAACTTTCTGCGGTTTCCGGTGCAGGCGGTAAACAACGGAGGCGGAGCATTCATTATTCCCTATATCATTTGCTTTATACTCATGGGGCTTCCCTTACTGTGGATTGAATGGTCAACCGGCCGGTATGGCGGACGTATGGGCAATCATTCCACCCCTTTCATATTGGATAGTCTTGGTAAACATGCGCTCTGGAAATACTTTGGCGTATTCGGCATATTCACCAATATCGCAGTGGCTGCCTACTACTGTTACATTGAATCGTGGACCATGGCATATGTGATGCACTCCGTCATAGGCACTTTTGATCATCTTTCCCAGTCAGAGGTAGCACAATTCTTTACAAACTACGTCAACATCAGCTCCACTACCACAGGCATACCCTATGAGGCAGTGATATTTTACGTTGCCTGTCTTTTGCTGAACACCTGGATATTGTCACGAGGCCTGCAGGGAGTGGAACAGGTAGCAAAAATAGGCATGCCTCTGCTGGTTTTATTTGGCGCTTTCCTGGCACTTAAAGGATTAACCTTAGGCACATCAGGCGCCACGCCCGAACACCCTGATGCAAGTGCCATTGCCGGACTGAATTTTTTGTGGACTCCTCAGTTTGACTCTCTGGCCAATCCTACAGTGTGGTTTAATGCTGCCGGACAGGTTTTCTTCACTCTTTCGCTTGGTATGGGCAGCATTCATTGTTATGCTTCCTATGTAAAATCCAAAGAAGACATTGCCCTCAACTCCTGTACGGCAGGCTTTACCAATGAGTTTGTGGAAATTGTGTTAGGAAGCCTGATTGTAATTCCTATAGCTGCCGGCTATCTTGGCCTGGACTGGGTAAAGGAAAATGCAGGCTTCGGAATGGCTTTTCAAACCATGCCTTACCTCTTTGAAAAATGGGGGCCTGTACTTTCTCTGATTGCAGGAGTAATGTGGTTTGGATTGTTATTTTTTGCCGGCATCACCTCCTCTCTGGCTATGGGCACTCCCTGGATGGGATTTATGGAAGATGAGTTTAACTGGAGCCGTGAAAAAGCTGCCTGGTCTTTCGGAGCTATTGTGTTAATCATGGGGCTTCCCACTGTATTCTTCTTTAACCAAGGCGTCTTTGATGAGTATGATTACTGGGGCGGTACTTTCTCATTGGTGCTTTTTGCCATGGGCGAAACGATACTTTATTCCTGGATCATCGGTGTTGACACCGGCTGGAAAGAGCTGAATACCGGTGCAGAAATCAGAATACCCGGCATCTTTAAATATATTATCAAGTATATCACTCCGCTAATGCTTATCATTGTTTTTCTGGGAACTGTATTCACTCCCAAAGGAAATGACTGGCTGGGCGCATTTACAAATCTGCTTAGTGGCAATGGCTGGCAATTTGACAAATCATCTGTCGTGATGATGCTGCTTAAGGGAACTCCCTATCAGAATTTTGCCCGTATCATGCTGACCGGACTCTTTGTCGGTATCTGTGTGATTGTATATTTTGCCGGGAAAAGACGTTCAAAATCACAAGCCGCATGA
- a CDS encoding purine nucleoside phosphorylase, producing MHDLLEKIEETKQYILSETQFTPRYGIILGTGLGNLAAEIDREYELMYEDIPHFPVSTVESHSGKLIFGKLGGKKIMAMQGRFHYYEGYSLQEVTFPVRVMKALGIEALFISNAAGGLNEKMQTGDLMILCDHINLLPDHPLRGKNYDTLGPRFPDMLHSYHRPFIEKALQIAKRHNIVCHTGVYAVVQGPCLETPAEYKFLHIIGADAVGMSTVPEVIVARHMSLPVFAMSVITDMGYPLENIRETSLEDVIRVAKTSEPKMTTIIKELIAEL from the coding sequence ATGCACGACTTGTTAGAAAAAATTGAAGAAACCAAGCAATATATTCTTTCTGAAACCCAGTTTACGCCCCGTTATGGTATCATTCTCGGTACGGGCTTGGGCAATCTGGCTGCGGAGATTGACCGGGAGTATGAACTCATGTATGAAGATATTCCTCACTTTCCGGTTTCCACGGTTGAGAGTCACAGCGGCAAGCTCATTTTCGGCAAGCTGGGCGGAAAAAAGATTATGGCAATGCAGGGGCGATTCCACTACTATGAGGGCTATAGCCTGCAGGAAGTTACCTTTCCAGTAAGGGTGATGAAAGCGCTGGGTATAGAAGCTTTGTTTATCTCCAATGCAGCTGGTGGGCTGAATGAGAAGATGCAGACTGGTGATCTGATGATTCTGTGTGACCATATCAACCTGCTGCCGGATCATCCGCTGAGGGGGAAGAATTATGATACATTAGGACCGAGATTTCCGGATATGCTGCATAGCTACCATCGCCCGTTTATTGAGAAAGCCCTGCAGATAGCCAAACGCCATAATATTGTGTGCCATACCGGGGTGTATGCCGTTGTGCAGGGACCGTGTCTGGAAACGCCTGCTGAATATAAATTTCTGCATATTATCGGAGCGGATGCTGTGGGCATGTCCACCGTTCCGGAGGTGATTGTTGCCCGGCATATGAGCTTGCCTGTGTTTGCCATGTCGGTAATTACAGATATGGGATATCCGCTGGAAAATATCCGCGAAACCTCCCTGGAAGATGTGATTCGGGTAGCCAAGACCTCAGAGCCTAAAATGACTACTATTATAAAGGAACTGATTGCGGAGCTGTAG
- the lpxK gene encoding tetraacyldisaccharide 4'-kinase, with protein sequence MTPTSLLRFLLAPFAVFYGLVVWVRNLLYDTDLLRSVEFDFPVIGVGNLSVGGSGKTPHVEYLIRLIAPHFRVGVLSRGYKRKTSGYVEAQASSMAEEVGDEPALLKRKYPFATVAVCEQRATGVPQLLMNHPALQVVILDDAFQHRSVRAGLSVLITSYSRLFTRDYILPVGALREFRSAYKRAEFIVVSKCPPDLSSEEKNRIRREINPLPGQLVFFSYLVYGKPYLFTDPTVKLEFDQYKVLLVTGIASPSEPTAFLKSKVEKVFTMQFSDHHSFDRFDMERITETFQNIEGKNKVMITTEKDAVRLLPFSEWIIEKKLPIFVLPVQVEFFEEDKRLFDSEITGWLQKLIVK encoded by the coding sequence ATGACCCCAACATCGTTATTGCGTTTTTTGCTGGCTCCCTTTGCGGTTTTTTACGGACTGGTTGTTTGGGTGCGAAACCTGCTCTATGACACGGATTTACTCCGCAGCGTGGAATTTGATTTTCCGGTTATCGGGGTAGGCAATCTTTCTGTCGGAGGCAGCGGCAAAACACCGCATGTGGAATATCTGATCCGGCTGATAGCGCCCCATTTCAGGGTGGGCGTGCTGAGCCGCGGATATAAGCGCAAAACATCCGGCTATGTGGAGGCGCAGGCCAGCTCTATGGCCGAAGAGGTGGGGGATGAGCCCGCTTTGCTCAAAAGGAAATACCCCTTTGCAACGGTGGCTGTATGTGAGCAGCGGGCTACGGGAGTGCCTCAGCTGCTGATGAATCATCCTGCATTGCAGGTTGTCATTCTGGATGATGCCTTTCAGCACCGCTCGGTACGGGCAGGCTTGTCTGTGCTCATTACCAGCTATAGCCGGTTATTTACGCGTGATTACATTTTGCCGGTGGGTGCGTTGCGCGAATTCCGCAGTGCCTATAAGAGAGCTGAATTCATTGTAGTAAGCAAGTGCCCTCCGGATTTATCAAGTGAGGAGAAAAACCGTATTCGCAGGGAAATCAATCCGCTCCCCGGTCAGCTTGTTTTTTTTTCCTATCTGGTGTATGGGAAACCTTATTTGTTTACAGATCCTACCGTAAAGCTGGAGTTTGATCAATATAAGGTGTTGCTGGTAACCGGCATTGCTTCACCATCAGAGCCTACTGCCTTTCTCAAAAGCAAAGTGGAAAAGGTGTTTACCATGCAATTTTCTGACCACCATTCTTTTGACCGTTTTGATATGGAAAGAATTACCGAAACTTTTCAAAATATAGAAGGCAAAAACAAGGTAATGATTACCACAGAAAAAGATGCTGTCAGGTTGTTGCCTTTTTCCGAATGGATTATTGAGAAAAAACTCCCCATTTTTGTGTTGCCCGTACAGGTGGAATTTTTTGAGGAGGATAAAAGACTTTTTGATTCAGAAATAACCGGTTGGTTGCAGAAATTAATCGTCAAATAA
- a CDS encoding GTP cyclohydrolase 1 type 2, translating into MLLKEIIAALESEAPRDLQESYDNAGLITGNPSREIRKALLCIDSTEEVVKEAIRKKCELIIAHHPIVFSGLKRFTGVTYVERAVILAIRHDIAIYCMHTNLDNAFTGVNRKICEKLGLADVHILSPKKHLLKKLITFCPVQDAEQVRNALFAAGAGWIGDYSETSFNSEGLGSFKGGDSTNPYVGQKGKRHYEPEVRIETIYPFYLENTIVQALLKAHPYEEVAYDLVPLDNVHNRIGAGMYGTLPKPLEEGIFLKRVKKIFNARCIRHTRLTGKMVSKVAVCGGAGSFLLPDAIRAGADVFISADFKYHNFFDAEDRILIADIGHYESEQFTTEVFADILRKKCGNFALLFSDINTNPINYL; encoded by the coding sequence ATGCTGCTAAAGGAAATTATTGCTGCTCTGGAATCTGAAGCTCCCCGCGACCTGCAGGAAAGTTATGACAATGCGGGCCTTATTACCGGCAATCCGTCAAGAGAAATACGAAAAGCCCTGCTTTGTATTGATTCCACCGAAGAGGTGGTGAAAGAAGCCATAAGGAAAAAATGCGAGCTGATTATAGCACATCATCCCATAGTGTTCAGTGGACTGAAGCGTTTTACCGGGGTAACTTATGTAGAGCGGGCTGTGATATTGGCTATCCGGCATGATATTGCCATCTACTGCATGCACACCAATCTGGACAACGCGTTTACGGGCGTCAACCGTAAAATTTGTGAAAAACTGGGACTGGCAGACGTACACATTCTTTCACCCAAAAAGCACCTGCTGAAAAAACTCATCACTTTCTGTCCGGTGCAGGATGCCGAGCAGGTGCGCAATGCATTGTTTGCTGCCGGAGCCGGCTGGATTGGCGACTATAGCGAAACCAGTTTTAACTCCGAAGGTCTGGGCTCTTTCAAAGGCGGTGATTCCACAAATCCATATGTAGGGCAAAAGGGTAAACGCCACTATGAGCCTGAGGTGAGAATAGAAACCATCTATCCTTTTTATCTGGAAAACACCATTGTGCAGGCTCTGCTGAAAGCCCATCCTTACGAAGAAGTAGCCTATGACCTTGTGCCGCTGGACAACGTTCACAACCGCATAGGGGCGGGCATGTACGGCACCTTGCCCAAACCGCTGGAAGAAGGCATTTTCCTCAAAAGGGTCAAAAAAATTTTCAATGCCCGCTGTATCCGGCACACCCGCCTCACCGGTAAAATGGTGAGCAAAGTAGCGGTTTGCGGGGGAGCAGGCAGCTTTCTGTTGCCGGATGCCATTCGGGCCGGAGCCGATGTATTCATTTCAGCCGACTTTAAATATCACAATTTCTTTGATGCAGAAGATCGCATACTGATAGCCGATATAGGTCATTATGAGAGCGAACAGTTCACCACAGAGGTCTTCGCGGACATTTTACGGAAAAAATGTGGTAACTTCGCCCTGCTTTTTTCAGATATTAACACCAACCCTATAAACTACCTTTAA
- the murB gene encoding UDP-N-acetylenolpyruvoylglucosamine reductase produces the protein MLLQKNFSLKNHNTFGIEAHCALFAEISTVDELKELIHTASLKATPKLILGGGSNVLFTRDFEGLVIKNSIKGITAIKEDNEHIWVKAAAGEVWHELVLFCIRNNYAGIENLSLIPGLTGAAPMQNIGAYGVELESVFENLEAVDIHTGELITFSKRDCRFGYRESVFKNTYKGRFVIVSVTLRLNKKPHFNISYGSLRETLDKMGVQELTIKAVSDAVIAIRTSKLPDPKHLGNAGSFFKNPEITPALFETIKKDFPEVPSFQASGNKVKIPAAWLIEQCGWKGKRIGNTGSHQHQALVLVNYGNATGKEIYDLALAIQQSVREKFGIEIVPEVNII, from the coding sequence ATGCTCCTGCAAAAGAACTTTTCTCTGAAAAACCACAATACCTTCGGCATTGAAGCGCATTGCGCCTTGTTTGCCGAAATAAGCACAGTGGATGAACTAAAAGAACTGATTCACACGGCATCACTGAAGGCCACGCCTAAACTTATTCTGGGCGGAGGAAGCAACGTCTTATTTACACGAGATTTTGAAGGGCTGGTCATTAAAAACTCCATCAAAGGCATTACTGCCATCAAGGAAGACAACGAACATATCTGGGTAAAGGCTGCTGCCGGGGAAGTTTGGCATGAGCTGGTGCTTTTTTGCATCCGCAATAATTATGCAGGCATTGAAAATCTGTCCCTGATTCCCGGCTTGACCGGGGCTGCTCCCATGCAAAACATAGGCGCTTACGGAGTGGAGCTGGAATCGGTATTTGAAAATCTGGAAGCCGTGGATATTCATACAGGAGAGCTGATAACCTTTTCCAAGCGTGATTGCCGTTTCGGCTACCGGGAGAGCGTATTTAAGAATACTTACAAAGGTCGCTTCGTCATTGTCTCCGTAACCCTTCGGCTGAACAAAAAGCCACATTTCAATATCTCCTACGGCTCACTCAGGGAAACTCTGGATAAAATGGGTGTTCAGGAGCTTACCATAAAGGCTGTCAGTGATGCGGTTATCGCCATCCGTACCTCCAAACTACCTGACCCCAAACATCTTGGCAATGCAGGCAGTTTTTTTAAAAATCCGGAGATTACCCCTGCCCTGTTTGAAACAATAAAGAAAGATTTTCCGGAAGTGCCGTCTTTTCAGGCCTCCGGCAACAAGGTCAAAATTCCGGCTGCCTGGTTGATTGAGCAATGCGGATGGAAAGGCAAACGTATCGGCAATACCGGCTCTCATCAGCATCAGGCTCTGGTGTTGGTCAATTATGGTAATGCTACCGGAAAAGAAATTTACGACCTGGCACTCGCCATACAACAATCTGTCAGGGAAAAATTCGGCATTGAAATCGTACCGGAAGTAAATATAATCTGA